A portion of the Tamandua tetradactyla isolate mTamTet1 chromosome 16, mTamTet1.pri, whole genome shotgun sequence genome contains these proteins:
- the LOC143658775 gene encoding kallikrein-11-like yields MTTLPLIMLALVTGHVRGETRIIKGYECTPHSQPWQVALFQKTRLLCGATLIAPRWLLTAAHCRKPSYIVHLGEHNLQRQDGCEQTQTATESFPHPGFNNSLPNKDHRNDIMLVKMETPAIITRAVRPLTLSSHCVTAGTRCLISGWGTTTSPQLHLPHALRCAIITIISHRKCEKAYPGNITETMVCASVQEAGKDSCQGDSGGPLVCNGTLQGIISWGQDPCAVTRKPGVYTKVCKYVDWIQETMKNN; encoded by the exons ATGACGACTCTGCCATTAATCATGCTGGCTCTGGTGACAG GCCACGTACGGGGAGAGACCAGGATCATCAAGGGGTACGAGTGCACCCCTCACTCCCAGCCGTGGCAGGTGGCGCTGTTCCAGAAGACGCGGCTGCTCTGCGGGGCCACCCTCATCGCCCCCAGATGGCTCCTCACGGCAGCCCACTGCCGCAAGCC CAGCTACATCGTGCATCTCGGGGAGCACAACCTCCAGCGGCAGGATGGGTGTGAGCAGACCCAGACAGCCACCGAGTCCTTCCCCCACCCAGGGTTCAACAACAGCCTCCCCAATAAAGACCACCGCAACGACATCATGCTGGTGAAGATGGAGACGCCGGCCATCATCACCCGGGCCGTGCGGCCCCTCACCCTGTCGTCCCACTGTGTCACCGCCGGCACCCGCTGCCTCATTTCCGGCTGGGGCACCACGACCAGCCCCCAGC TGCATCTGCCCCACGCCTTGCGctgtgccatcatcaccatcatcagcCACCGGAAGTGTGAGAAAGCCTACCCTGGAAACATCACCGAAACGATGGTGTGTGCCAGCGTCCAGGAAGCAGGCAAGGACTCCTGCCAG GGTGACTCAGGGGGCCCTCTGGTCTGTAACGGAACTCTGCAAGGCATCATCTCCTGGGGCCAGGACCCCTGTGCGGTCACCAGAAAACCCGGTGTCTATACGAAAGTCTGCAAGTACGTGGACTGGATTCAGGAGACCATGAAGAACAATTAG
- the KLK10 gene encoding kallikrein-10, which yields MRPPHRLLPAASGAGVPEKLLLLLSLLMAGLWAAEAVLLPRNDTGRDTAASGAPCPRGSQPWQVSLFSGLSFHCAGVLVGENWVLTAAHCWTKKPLWARIGDDHLLLLQGEQLRRAIRAVPHPRYRLGSGPLLPRRTDEHDLMLLKLGRPAVPGPRVQTVQLPYSCAKPRDQCQIAGWATTAARRVKYNKGLSCSQVTILTPNECEVFYPGVITKNMMCAGLDQGQDPCQSDSGGPLICDETLQGIHSWGAYPCGSVQHPAVYTQICRYIQWIKKTMRSN from the exons ATGCGACCCCCGCACCGCCTCCTCCCCGCCGCCTCTGGCGCGGGGGTCCCGgagaagctgctgctgctgctatcgCTGTTGATGGCCGGACTCTGGg CCGCGGAAGCAGTGCTGCTCCCCAGAAACGACACAGGCAGGGACACCGCGGCCTCCGGCGCCCCGTGCCCGCGCGGCTCACAGCCCTGGCAGGTCTCCCTCTTCAGCGGTCTCTCCTTCCACTGCGCCGGCGTCCTGGTGGGCGAGAATTGGGTGCTCACAGCCGCGCACTGCTGGACCAAGAA GCCACTGTGGGCTCGGATCGGGGATGACCACCTGCTGCTCCTCCAGGGTGAGCAGCTCCGCCGGGCCATCCGCGCTGTGCCGCACCCCAGGTACAGGCTGGGCTCAGGCCCGCTCCTGCCGAGACGCACCGACGAGCATGACCTCATGCTGCTGAAGCTGGGGAGGCCCGCCGTGCCCGGGCCCCGGGTGCAGACCGTGCAGCTGCCCTACAGCTGTGCCAAGCCCAGAGACCAGTGCCAGATTGCTGGCTGGGCCACCACGGCAGCCCGAAGAG TGAAGTACAACAAGGGTCTGAGCTGCTCTCAGGTTACTATCCTGACTCCTAACGAGTGTGAAGTCTTCTACCCCGGTGTGATCACCAAAAATATGATGTGTGCTGGACTGGACCAGGGCCAGGACCCTTGCCAG AGTGACTCAGGTGGCCCCCTGATCTGTGATGAGACCCTGCAGGGTATCCATTCATGGGGTGCCTACCCCTGCGGCTCTGTCCAGCATCCAGCTGTCTACACCCAGATCTGCAGATACATCCAATGGATAAAGAAAACCATGCGCTCCAACTGA